Within the Glycine max cultivar Williams 82 chromosome 12, Glycine_max_v4.0, whole genome shotgun sequence genome, the region TCCAATTCGTCCAGTCACACAATATGTACATGAATTAGTGTTTAATGAAAAAGAAGTGTATTACGAGTATAAAATCCTTGATAGATCGATTTTCTTCATAGTTACATTGAACTCTTCAGGGATTGGGAATGTCCTCCTATGGACAAATCAGACAAGAAGAATAAAAGTTATCTCACTTCGGTCAGATCTGTGTGAAAATTATGCTATGTGTGGCATAAATTCTACATGTAGTATGGATGGTAACTCTCAGACATGTGATTGCATCAAGGGGTATGTTCCAAAGTTCCCTGAACAATGGAATGTGTCAAAATGGTATAATGGCTGCGTTCCAAGGAATAAACCTGATTGTACAAACATCAACATAGATGGCTTGTTGAGGTACACAGACTTGAAATTGCCAGACACATCTTCATCATGGTTCAATACGACCATGAGCCTTGAGGAATGCAAGAAGTCTTGTCTGAAAAACTTTTCTTGTAAAGCATATGCAAATTTGGATATTCGCAATGGAGGAAGTGGCTGCTTACTCTGGTTTGATGATCTGATTGATACGAGAAAATTCTCTATAGGGGGACAAGACATTTATTTCAGAATTCAGGCATCATCATTGCTAGGTACTCAATGTTTTGGTTGCTTAACTTTTGTTTCCCTTTTGCTAATTGTATgagtatatatattgtttttttctaaTGGAAGTAGAGAGAGTGAAGTGTGGCTGTTAAAACTACAAACAAAGATGAATTTAGCAAAATTTTTGTAGTGCAGGCCATGCTGGTGTTTCATGATAattggaaaaataatataaaggtTACTGTTAGGGAAGGTTTCAATGATTTTGGTCAATTGTTATAGGGCTTCCATATTCTAGATGACTTTCATTTTTATCACATAGTACTGGTGAACTTGACTATGCTCTTCTCAACATTCTTGCTGTCGTAAGAAATTAGTAACTTGTGCCAGCTTCTCTGAGCTGTCATTCGTACCTATAGTTTTTCATTAATGTTGCTCCACATCTGTCAGATCATGTTGCCGTCAATGGCCATGGAAAAAACACGAGAAGGATGATAGGAATAACAGTTGGTGCAAATATACTTGGATTAACTGCATGTGTTTGCATAATAATCATTATCAAAAAGCTAGGTAAATTTTTTTGGATATCGATTTAGTATATGATAGTAAGTTTATGTATCAAATGTGCACATGGTTAATGTGATAGGTCTTCTCTATTGTTAACTTCTAACCTATCAGGGGcagcaaaaataatttataggaACCATTTCAAACGAAAACTGAGAAAGGAAGGCATTGGTTTGTCAACATTTGATTTCCCAATCATAGCTAGAGCCACTGAAAACATCGCCGAGAGTAACAAATTAGGAGAAGGAGGCTTTGGACCTGTATACAAGGTGATATGGAAAACCAACTAAAGATGTTTCTTTTCCTTACTCAAAATCTTTTTAACAATTTGGTTTGCAGGGAAGACTGAAGGATGGGCTAGAGTTTGCTGTGAAAAAGCTTTCAAAAAATTCAGCTCAAGGGTTGGAGGAGTTAAAAAATGAAGTTGTGTTGATTGCAAAACTTCAACATCGTAATCTTGTCAAGCTCATAGGTTGCTGCATTGAAGGAAATGAAAGAATGTTGATTTATGAATACATGCCAAACAAAAGTTTGGACTGCTTTATTTTTGGTACGAGGCTTTACAAATTTTACTGACATCTATTTGAATCCTCCATTTTTATCTCTAGTTTGTGAACTTATGGAGACTACAAGTGGAATGTTAATCATATGTATGCAATTGGCTAGATGAAACCAGAAGGCATTTGGTAGATTGGCCTATACGATTCAACATTATCTGTGGCATTGCTCGAGGACTACTTTATCTTCATCAAGACTCTAGATTGAGGATTGTACACAGAGATTTGAAAACCTGCAATATTTTACTAGATGCAAGTTTGGATCCTAAAATATCAGACTTTGGCTTAGCACGAACGTTATGTGGGGATCAAGTTGAGGCGAATACAAATAAGGTGGCTGGAACATAGTAAGTCTTTTAATACATTATATGTGTTTATGGGATTATAGTCACTTGATATACTTTAAAATTGATGCTTTCAGTGGTTACATGCCTCCTGTGTATGTTACACGTGGGCATTTCTCAATGAAATCAGATGTCTTTAGTTATGGTGTGGTAGTGTTAGAGATTGTAAGTGGCAAGAGGAATAGAGAATTTTCA harbors:
- the LOC100787059 gene encoding G-type lectin S-receptor-like serine/threonine-protein kinase At4g27290 translates to MVDNFRMLFIWLFILLSYLKNSTSMDSLSPSQSIRDGETLVSDEETFEVGFFSPGTSTRRYLGIWYRNVSPLTVVWVANRENALQNKLGVMKLDENGVIVILSGNNSKIWWSSSTSSKVVKNPIAQLLDYGNLVVRDERDINEDKFLWQSFDNPCDKFLPGMKIGWNLVTGLDRIISSWKNEDDPAKGEYSFKLDLKGYPQLFGYKGNVIRFRVGSWNGQALVGYPIRPVTQYVHELVFNEKEVYYEYKILDRSIFFIVTLNSSGIGNVLLWTNQTRRIKVISLRSDLCENYAMCGINSTCSMDGNSQTCDCIKGYVPKFPEQWNVSKWYNGCVPRNKPDCTNINIDGLLRYTDLKLPDTSSSWFNTTMSLEECKKSCLKNFSCKAYANLDIRNGGSGCLLWFDDLIDTRKFSIGGQDIYFRIQASSLLDHVAVNGHGKNTRRMIGITVGANILGLTACVCIIIIIKKLGAAKIIYRNHFKRKLRKEGIGLSTFDFPIIARATENIAESNKLGEGGFGPVYKGRLKDGLEFAVKKLSKNSAQGLEELKNEVVLIAKLQHRNLVKLIGCCIEGNERMLIYEYMPNKSLDCFIFDETRRHLVDWPIRFNIICGIARGLLYLHQDSRLRIVHRDLKTCNILLDASLDPKISDFGLARTLCGDQVEANTNKVAGTYGYMPPVYVTRGHFSMKSDVFSYGVVVLEIVSGKRNREFSDPKHFLNLVGHAWRLWTEERALELLDGVLRERFTPSEVIRCIQVGLLCVQQRPKDRPDMSSVVLMLNGEKLLPNPKVPGFYTEGDVTPESDIKLKNYFSSNQISITMLEAR